From the genome of Cellvibrio japonicus Ueda107, one region includes:
- a CDS encoding L-histidine N(alpha)-methyltransferase yields the protein MNDVAIIGMACRFPGAQNVEEFETNLWAGKESIRTLTREELRLAGVPDEWLANPGYIPVTSSFADVESFDADFFKYSSREARRMDPQQRCLLECAWEALEHAGYSQKAFDYPVGVFAGASSNTYLLNNMLRKKVALNLDFMEYLEDRQGGDKDFIATRVAYKMNLCGPAFTVQSACSTSLVAVHTACQSLLNGECDMALAGAVTVMYPLDQGYWHKEGSMVSPDGHCRTFSDRAQGTVFGNGVGVIVLKRLEDALAERANILGVIKGSAMNNDGAVKPSYTAPSLDKQSEVISDALAIADVNPDTILFVEAHGTGTPMGDPIEVAALTQAYRDYTDKRQFCALGSVKTNIGHLDVAAGMAGIIKTLLVLKNHSVPPTLHFNAANPAIDFVRSPFFVNTDVQPLPDVDTPARAGITSLGVGGTNVHMILEAHTSPDSYSPDASAELLLLSAKTPEALAAVCSRMQDHLARHPSLSLADVAFTLKHGRIAWPYRVALVANDVSQCTELLTHTPVMTDEARSALCLWVPELSITKLKRLYLCLKPHAILYEEMALCLSIWNEWSTTQTGSIPLMPGCTEWDSILDVIASEGDFLPALDSKRAGNIQAHVIALMLSIALGKALRKLCGDALMMSGEGKGALAALCVSGELSLEEVFAALFVGDESLWLDDAHAKLPDRESLTPEVLLVSLDSSSPTEVPFIPQDEDPLRVWPMLLARCWMAGIFIDWSGEPIPEGVKRVVLPTYPFQRQMFNFESAVVPVAGISGKPNDGLPDLIHRHLSAYAWKSEVFESQISLARQAYFDHHRVFGVAIVPGSFHLSLVFSSLALRYPVPQKHALTIENLVFGKALVLEAEDTLAVQVLIEPGQENDFAKGQSRYRLVSQRNNDELQVHSQGDVLTRMVNREPLDLMSIRNRCTTEYPVVQFYEEGWHKGFEWREDFRSLTAIHYCDGEALAEVQYSPALAGCLADYSIHPAILDVCLQPYLAAVLAHPVYGVSDEPYIPLSIDRVTFFQQPCSQQSGLPLPAAKLFVHAKLRNQDSQSRDSFAADLNICSANGEPVMSVEGLRTWRMSRQAMQDLAPKKGIGDLILLPKWVPESPEVLPSARVPDTIWIFQDADDDSPFATHLAGYWQGHPIKRVLLGSRYCEHTPDLVEIDCTQAGDIARVLQLLPDSIRIYFLGGLYYPIDNGAAQDVLAQLAQSQARGPLALLKLMTALARAPTRAQRQALELVVLTRDLYDPGNSLVQLNPYSGALTGLVKVFARENSWIKSICVDLDARECIQSDQLGESLALIEGLAKTDNIRELAIRGGACYGRYMYRTEKLTESIASASGNNPQPSAFRHKGVYWILGGAGGIGEALSYYLAERYQATLVWIGRRPLNDQIQGAIDQVAHLGGKALYFSADACDFTEMARLHSETTADIGAPNGVIHSALVLRDQSIAKMTEEEFRAAFDIKVKASVILDLITRSDGLDFFTSFSSENAIRGWHGLSNYVSGCTFQDNYLHYLRHDRDQNTTIFNWGFWCETGIAAQARIRQLVEHQGILGMTTHEGMDVVEAGLGQLLPQLMPIKFQPQIAAHLGVKTDALWHRASCADVSPGMQVLRQAVDKFSAGYERDCHNEPWQTRVNVLARVRMLDVLDQLGVTLSVGHCWQPHDWMRQQALRESLLPLIEAIAAICVEQGWATEKDRELVFTQACVDAFAQVADYPCARQALVEAYPSTATWFAILDASIAQFARVLRNALPATDVLFPQSSIALVEGVYRNNPASDFFNAVVRELVTRYGADRDDGCVIRLLEFGAGTGSTTRLLLQALRPFAQQVDYVFTDVSPHFTQLAREQFAAEFPFVSFSTLDMEKDIRGQGYERQHFDMVFGTNVIHVCRDIHATVMNLKQLIKPGGLLVVNELTARSDIWTLTFGLLDSWWLSRDAALRIPHTPLLSVGRWKEILSVAGFREPTAFTQPGLNSEAEAVQAVLVAQSDGCLLVPQQAPAPVSAMGKPTERSHNPQMLQGFNEVVQSPLSERRTRLLRYLQGKVADLLEIDSVDAIPLDQPVGGMGMDSLIVLSFCKVLSKDMDTTVPTNMVFDHPTLNDMANYLYQDICQWPLSDDLEAVPVPSHDTASRAVAPGWQASSWQDLDTLTSEQLSDLLEAELND from the coding sequence TTGAACGATGTTGCAATTATCGGCATGGCGTGCAGGTTCCCCGGTGCACAAAATGTGGAAGAATTCGAAACCAATCTATGGGCTGGAAAGGAATCAATCCGCACCTTGACCCGGGAAGAGCTGCGCCTGGCGGGGGTTCCGGATGAGTGGCTTGCCAATCCCGGCTATATTCCCGTTACCTCCAGCTTTGCTGATGTGGAGTCGTTTGACGCTGATTTCTTTAAGTATTCTTCACGTGAAGCTCGCAGAATGGATCCGCAACAACGCTGCCTGTTGGAATGCGCATGGGAGGCGTTGGAACATGCGGGTTACAGCCAGAAAGCATTTGATTATCCCGTAGGCGTGTTTGCTGGTGCGTCCAGCAATACCTATTTGCTCAATAACATGTTGCGCAAAAAAGTCGCCCTAAATCTCGATTTCATGGAGTACCTTGAAGATCGCCAGGGGGGAGATAAAGATTTTATTGCCACTCGTGTTGCCTACAAGATGAATCTCTGTGGGCCGGCGTTTACCGTGCAGTCTGCTTGCTCCACGTCCCTGGTTGCTGTTCACACTGCCTGTCAAAGTTTGCTTAACGGCGAATGTGATATGGCGTTGGCGGGCGCGGTCACCGTGATGTATCCGCTGGATCAGGGATATTGGCATAAAGAGGGCAGTATGGTATCGCCCGATGGACACTGCCGGACGTTTTCGGATCGCGCACAGGGAACCGTTTTTGGCAATGGTGTAGGTGTTATTGTCCTCAAGCGGCTGGAAGACGCGCTGGCGGAGCGCGCCAATATTTTGGGTGTTATTAAAGGCAGCGCCATGAATAATGATGGTGCGGTTAAACCCAGTTACACAGCGCCCAGCCTGGATAAACAATCGGAAGTGATCAGCGATGCCCTGGCTATCGCCGACGTGAACCCGGATACCATCCTGTTTGTTGAGGCCCATGGCACCGGCACACCCATGGGGGATCCGATTGAGGTCGCTGCGCTTACCCAGGCCTACCGCGATTACACCGACAAGCGACAATTTTGTGCATTGGGCTCGGTAAAAACCAATATCGGTCATTTGGATGTTGCCGCCGGGATGGCGGGCATTATCAAAACCCTGCTGGTGTTAAAGAATCACTCCGTTCCTCCCACCTTACATTTCAACGCGGCAAATCCTGCTATTGATTTTGTTCGTAGCCCGTTCTTCGTTAATACCGATGTACAGCCATTGCCGGATGTTGATACCCCGGCACGGGCCGGTATTACCTCCCTGGGGGTGGGTGGCACTAATGTGCATATGATCCTCGAAGCCCATACCTCGCCTGATTCTTACTCCCCTGACGCTTCGGCAGAATTACTGCTGTTGTCAGCGAAGACCCCCGAGGCCCTGGCTGCTGTGTGTTCAAGGATGCAGGATCACCTTGCCCGGCATCCGTCCCTGTCATTGGCAGATGTGGCCTTCACGTTAAAACATGGCCGAATTGCCTGGCCTTACCGTGTGGCGCTTGTCGCTAATGACGTTTCCCAATGTACGGAATTACTCACCCATACACCGGTTATGACAGATGAAGCCAGGAGCGCGCTCTGTCTTTGGGTTCCAGAGTTATCCATCACAAAGCTTAAGCGGCTATACCTGTGCCTTAAGCCTCACGCCATCCTGTATGAAGAGATGGCGCTTTGTTTAAGTATCTGGAACGAATGGAGTACAACCCAAACCGGTTCTATTCCATTGATGCCGGGATGCACGGAGTGGGATTCTATTCTCGATGTCATTGCGTCTGAAGGAGATTTTCTCCCGGCACTGGATAGCAAGCGTGCGGGCAACATTCAGGCCCATGTTATTGCCTTGATGCTGTCAATCGCCCTGGGTAAGGCTCTGCGGAAACTCTGTGGCGATGCGCTAATGATGTCGGGTGAGGGCAAGGGTGCGCTTGCCGCTTTGTGTGTAAGCGGAGAACTTTCGTTGGAGGAGGTTTTTGCTGCGCTATTTGTTGGTGATGAAAGCCTGTGGTTGGATGACGCGCATGCAAAGCTGCCTGATAGGGAAAGTTTGACCCCGGAGGTGTTGCTGGTGAGCCTGGACTCATCCTCCCCGACGGAGGTGCCTTTTATTCCCCAGGATGAGGATCCGTTACGGGTCTGGCCGATGCTGCTCGCGCGCTGCTGGATGGCGGGAATTTTTATCGACTGGAGCGGGGAGCCGATCCCAGAAGGGGTAAAGCGGGTGGTATTGCCAACCTATCCGTTCCAGCGACAAATGTTTAATTTTGAAAGCGCGGTTGTCCCAGTGGCGGGAATATCAGGTAAACCAAACGATGGTTTGCCTGACCTGATCCATCGCCATCTCTCTGCTTACGCTTGGAAGAGCGAAGTGTTTGAGAGCCAGATCAGTCTGGCGCGCCAAGCCTACTTTGATCATCACAGGGTGTTTGGTGTAGCCATAGTGCCGGGCTCGTTCCATCTATCATTGGTTTTTTCGTCACTGGCATTGCGTTATCCCGTGCCGCAAAAACACGCACTGACGATTGAAAACCTGGTTTTTGGCAAGGCATTGGTGCTGGAGGCCGAGGATACATTGGCGGTTCAGGTACTGATAGAGCCTGGCCAGGAAAACGATTTTGCCAAGGGGCAATCCCGTTATCGTCTGGTAAGTCAGCGCAATAACGATGAATTGCAAGTGCACAGCCAGGGCGATGTCCTGACAAGGATGGTAAACCGGGAACCACTGGATCTGATGTCCATCCGCAACCGTTGTACCACGGAGTATCCGGTTGTGCAGTTTTATGAGGAAGGCTGGCATAAAGGGTTTGAGTGGCGCGAAGATTTTCGTTCGCTTACTGCTATCCATTATTGCGATGGTGAGGCATTGGCGGAGGTGCAGTATTCCCCGGCCTTGGCTGGTTGCCTGGCCGATTACAGTATCCATCCCGCGATCCTGGATGTGTGTTTGCAGCCATATCTGGCAGCGGTGTTGGCTCACCCGGTTTATGGCGTAAGCGATGAACCCTACATCCCCCTGAGTATTGATCGCGTTACTTTTTTCCAACAACCGTGCTCTCAACAATCGGGTTTACCGCTGCCGGCTGCCAAGCTGTTTGTACATGCGAAGTTGCGAAACCAGGATAGCCAGTCCAGGGATTCCTTCGCTGCCGATCTCAATATCTGTAGTGCAAATGGTGAGCCGGTCATGAGCGTAGAGGGCTTGCGCACCTGGCGTATGAGCCGGCAGGCAATGCAGGACCTTGCGCCCAAAAAAGGCATTGGCGATTTAATACTGCTACCCAAATGGGTACCGGAGAGTCCTGAGGTACTTCCATCTGCCCGGGTTCCCGACACCATCTGGATCTTCCAGGACGCCGATGATGATTCGCCTTTTGCAACCCATCTGGCTGGTTATTGGCAGGGGCATCCGATCAAGCGGGTACTGTTGGGGAGTCGCTATTGCGAGCATACGCCGGACCTGGTGGAAATTGATTGTACACAGGCAGGGGATATTGCCCGGGTGTTGCAGTTGTTACCGGACAGTATTCGTATTTACTTTTTAGGCGGGCTCTATTATCCAATTGATAATGGCGCGGCGCAGGATGTGCTTGCGCAACTGGCTCAATCGCAAGCACGGGGGCCCCTTGCGTTACTGAAGCTGATGACAGCCCTGGCGCGCGCACCCACCAGAGCGCAGCGGCAGGCATTGGAGTTGGTGGTACTTACCCGGGATCTTTATGACCCGGGCAATTCCCTGGTACAACTCAACCCTTACAGTGGCGCATTGACCGGGTTGGTTAAAGTGTTTGCGCGGGAAAACTCCTGGATTAAAAGTATCTGCGTTGATCTGGATGCCCGCGAATGTATTCAGTCTGATCAATTGGGCGAAAGTCTGGCTTTGATTGAAGGCCTGGCTAAAACCGACAATATCAGGGAGTTGGCGATCCGAGGTGGAGCCTGCTATGGGCGCTACATGTATCGGACAGAAAAATTAACTGAAAGTATTGCGAGCGCGTCGGGTAATAACCCGCAGCCGTCAGCATTTCGACACAAGGGTGTCTACTGGATTCTGGGTGGCGCCGGAGGAATCGGTGAGGCACTGAGTTACTATTTGGCTGAGCGCTACCAGGCAACACTTGTCTGGATTGGTCGTCGCCCGCTCAATGACCAGATTCAGGGTGCTATCGACCAGGTTGCCCACCTGGGAGGGAAGGCCCTGTATTTCAGTGCTGATGCCTGTGACTTTACTGAGATGGCGCGTCTCCATAGTGAAACCACGGCAGACATTGGTGCGCCCAATGGCGTTATCCACTCCGCCCTGGTATTGCGAGATCAATCCATCGCCAAAATGACCGAAGAGGAATTTCGGGCTGCATTTGATATCAAGGTAAAGGCCAGTGTGATTCTGGATCTCATCACCCGTAGCGACGGATTGGATTTCTTCACCAGTTTCTCATCTGAAAATGCGATTCGCGGTTGGCATGGATTGTCGAATTATGTATCGGGTTGTACTTTCCAGGACAATTACCTGCACTACCTGCGACACGACCGCGACCAAAATACCACTATATTCAACTGGGGGTTCTGGTGCGAAACCGGCATCGCCGCCCAGGCACGTATACGCCAGTTGGTGGAGCACCAGGGTATCCTGGGCATGACTACCCACGAGGGAATGGATGTTGTGGAAGCCGGCTTGGGGCAGTTGCTCCCGCAGCTGATGCCTATCAAATTCCAACCGCAGATCGCCGCTCATCTGGGCGTAAAAACGGATGCACTTTGGCACCGTGCATCCTGTGCAGATGTGTCGCCGGGAATGCAGGTACTGCGCCAGGCAGTGGATAAGTTTAGTGCAGGTTATGAGCGTGATTGTCATAACGAGCCCTGGCAAACACGCGTGAATGTATTGGCGCGTGTGCGTATGCTGGACGTGTTGGATCAGCTGGGTGTTACCCTCAGTGTTGGCCATTGCTGGCAACCGCATGATTGGATGCGCCAGCAGGCTTTGCGCGAATCGCTCCTTCCTCTGATTGAGGCAATCGCGGCGATATGTGTTGAACAGGGATGGGCCACAGAAAAAGACAGGGAATTGGTATTTACCCAGGCTTGCGTAGACGCATTCGCCCAGGTTGCTGATTATCCTTGTGCCAGGCAAGCGCTGGTCGAGGCATATCCTTCCACGGCGACGTGGTTTGCGATTCTGGATGCTTCCATAGCGCAATTCGCTAGGGTTTTGCGCAACGCATTACCGGCGACAGATGTTCTTTTTCCCCAATCATCCATAGCCCTGGTTGAGGGGGTTTATCGCAATAATCCCGCTTCAGATTTTTTCAATGCCGTTGTGCGTGAACTTGTCACCCGTTACGGCGCGGATCGTGATGATGGCTGTGTGATCCGCCTCCTGGAGTTTGGTGCGGGCACAGGTAGCACTACGCGTTTACTGTTACAGGCATTGCGGCCTTTTGCTCAGCAGGTCGACTATGTTTTTACCGATGTGTCCCCCCATTTCACTCAATTGGCAAGGGAGCAATTCGCCGCTGAGTTTCCGTTTGTGAGCTTCTCTACCCTGGATATGGAAAAGGATATCCGGGGACAAGGTTATGAACGGCAACACTTTGATATGGTATTTGGCACAAATGTCATTCATGTGTGTCGTGATATTCACGCAACTGTGATGAACCTAAAGCAACTGATCAAGCCAGGTGGGCTGTTGGTTGTTAATGAATTAACCGCGCGCAGTGATATCTGGACACTCACATTTGGTTTGCTGGATTCCTGGTGGTTGTCCCGCGATGCCGCCTTGCGCATTCCCCACACCCCTTTGCTATCCGTTGGGCGCTGGAAAGAAATACTCTCGGTAGCGGGATTCCGGGAGCCTACCGCGTTTACACAGCCCGGTTTGAACAGCGAAGCAGAGGCTGTGCAAGCGGTGTTGGTGGCGCAAAGTGATGGTTGCTTATTGGTGCCGCAGCAAGCGCCTGCTCCCGTTAGCGCCATGGGCAAGCCCACCGAGCGATCCCATAACCCGCAAATGCTGCAGGGTTTCAACGAAGTAGTGCAATCGCCACTGTCGGAGCGCAGGACACGTCTGTTGCGTTATTTGCAAGGCAAGGTGGCCGACTTGCTGGAGATCGATTCGGTTGATGCTATTCCCCTGGACCAACCCGTTGGTGGAATGGGTATGGATTCCCTGATCGTCCTGTCTTTTTGCAAGGTGTTATCGAAAGACATGGACACAACAGTACCCACCAACATGGTGTTCGACCATCCCACCCTTAACGACATGGCTAATTATCTGTATCAGGATATTTGCCAGTGGCCGCTATCCGATGACCTTGAGGCCGTCCCAGTACCGAGCCATGACACAGCGTCTCGCGCAGTGGCCCCTGGTTGGCAGGCCTCGTCGTGGCAGGATCTGGATACCTTAACCAGTGAACAACTTTCGGATTTGTTGGAAGCAGAATTAAATGACTGA